DNA sequence from the Podospora pseudocomata strain CBS 415.72m chromosome 2 map unlocalized CBS415.72m_2.2, whole genome shotgun sequence genome:
CCAAGCCATTCCCAACTATCATAACTCCGTCCAGGCCAACAAAATGCAGGCCCTAAAGTAATAAACAAGaccaaaaaaggaaaacgACGAAACATATCTATGCTACAAGCGTTACACAGTTCTTCCAATACagcccatccatccatccatccatcctcccTTCTTCATTCACAGTCATACccatacacacacacccgCACTTACGCCCAGTATGTTtactgctgcttcttctgcgCAGCCGGCCCCATCTCCTTATCAAACGCCCCATACGACACCTCCAAACTAGCCAGCGCCTTCAGCCCAACCGTCAAAATAGCCAGCACAATCACCAGCGTGATCAGCGCCATAAAGATGCCTATTTTTTGTCATGTCAGcaacccactcccccccttttcactTTCCACTTGTAAAGACTTACCAGGAGTAAAAAACTGATACTTctcaaacaaccccctcgTATCCCTCTCCGTCTCATTCCCCCTCctattcaccaccaccccctcaaactcatcatccaaccccctcttcaaaTCCATATGCCCCGTAGCCACCCCGTCAAACTCAGACCTATAAGGCGGCAACTCAGTCGGGTCCGAGAAAACCATAACAGtgtacccctccccctcctcatcaaggGCAgacatcctctccccaagTCTGTGATCTACACCAACCAATGTCAGCACCACCCTTCACAGTTTGCCATGAAAGAACATACCATTATCCTCCAGaatctccaccctctccttctcatcccccccaacaacaacaggagGAAgacccctcatcctcacctccaAAAGCTGCATCGCTCCCCCCTTGACATGTTTGCAGGACTGGGCGACCAGCTCCTTCAGCTCGGCGGCGGAAATCTGCCCGATAACCTCTGCTACGCTAAAGGCGGACTTTGTGTTTTGGGCGCGGGTGGCCTTGcagaggttgggggtgtggAGGCAGTGTTCCGAGGTGCGAATGTCTGCCGcgtggaggttgggttgggagatGAGGATGTACTTGTCTGTTGGGcagctggagaggagggactTGGTTGTGGAGAGgactgaggaggatgtttggagttgggggttggaattcggggtggggaggctgtagagggagagggggggttaaTATTTTGGGGGATATGGCAAGGGGGAATGGGAAACGTActcggcggaggagaagaggataAAGGGCGCGGAATCGGTAAAGGCGTTGACgctggttgctgctgtgcaGGCCAGCAGGGTGGCTGCTTGGCTGATACGCatcgtgttgttggtgtaggTGAACAAATTGGCTTCAACTGGGAGAGAAGTGAGGTGAACTTGGCCCTTCTGTCGTTGTTTTGAATCGCGAGGGGTGTTCGATGTTGTATGGTCAGGAAGGTATTCAACACAAACGTCGCGGATGGAGGAAGCTGTCTGCGACAAGTAAGGTATGCAACTGGCTGGGATGGATGATGCAGCTCGGTCTCTCTCCCGTCGTAtccaccaaacccaagccaagacaggcgccaccaccaacaggcCCCCTGCCTGCCACCCGCTGCTGCAAACCAGGCGGTGTGGGGCGGCAAGAATCCCGATAACACCAGCCCGCGCCGTTAGCGAAAAGTTACAGGGGATCAATATCGCCAAAATTACAGCTGCCGGGCCATCAACTCAAccttctcaacatcccacctccatcccgtcacaaccaccccccaattGCCCCCCAAAATGGACGGAACCGCCGCCATGTTCGCCCAACCGGGTATGTTCATCCAGCCCCGAGTCCGCAAAacagcccctccaccccccaagaaGCGCAAAGTCCAGCACGCCGTCGAAGAAGTCACATTCGACCGTACAGCCCGCGAAGAATACCTGACCGGGTTCCACAAGCGCAAGCTAGAGCGGAAGAGACACGCGCAGCAAATCGCCGAGCAAAAGGCCCGGGAAGAAAGAATTGAGACGAGGAAgcaggtgaggaggagcagcagactTTTGGTTTTCATTGGAATATCTAAAACAGCCTTATTCTGACATGTGTGTGTTTACTACGATAACAGATTAGGGAAGAGCGCAAACAAGCCCTTGAAGAGCACGTCCAGACCATTCAGCAAATTCTCCGCGAAGCCGAGGCAGCCGGGACAGGTACAGCAGGCAAAGacggggaagaggacgaggaatGGGGCGGCCTGTCTGAcgacgaggtggtggaggcgcccattgacatggaggaggagtacatTGACGAAGACAAATACACCACCGTTACCGTCGAGGCTGTTAGTGTGGACCGAGACGGTCTGCACAAACCAAAAGCTGTCTcttccgacgacgacgaggagtcCAAAACAGAGAAGCTAGAAGACGAAGACAAACAAGCGACCAAGGGCGCGAAGCGTCCCaaagagcaaaagaaaaaaaagaagtttCGATATGAAACCAAGTTCGACAGACAGCTCACAGagagaaagcaaaaggccaAAAAGAGGAAGGCAAGAGGGGTGGAATAATACAGACACGGCAGCAATAAACATCTTCAGGGGATTGCGGTACCATGACCACCATGTGCTTGGGGTAattgtgtgtgtttgtgttgtAAAAAGCCGCAAAAACTAAATACTGTAGGCAGTGGGAAAACCAGTCCAAACATCCTCCTTCTGTCTCCATCAATCGACATACGGCGTTGAAAACCTCACACCCGAGAACCACAGCCCGAGCATGTTTGTGAAGAAAAGATGCCGCCGACGAGACCTGTCCCGtacccaacaacagcaagctGGATGAGCGCCGCTTAGATGTTGCCAATCTCGTTTTGGAagtcctccagctccttctggACGGTGGCGTacttcttggccatctccTCGTACTTGGACTCCCACTGATCGCGCTCCTGTTCGAGAGCCTGGACTTTCCGCTCGAAGTGTCCGGCCTTGACGTCGGTCTGTCGCAACCTATGGTGAGGTAGATGAGGTTAGCATTGGTCATGACGCCGAAGAGGGGTAGACAAGAGGCGGCATACTTCTCGTTGGCCTCGCGCAAAGTCTTATCTGCTTgctcagcctcttcctcgagaAGTTGGAGTCTCCGAGTCAGCGTTTCGTTCTGGGTTCCGTGCTGCGCGCCTTCGCTGGCAGCGCTCTTGAGGTCCTTGACCTGAGTTTCGTATTTCTCTACCTCGGACTCTAGAACGCTGTTCTTGTGCGTAAGGGAGATgatctcctgctccttctggAGGTTCTCCTGCTCGAGcgccttgaccttggcctGGAGCTCTTCGACCTTGGCAGCAGATTCCTCAGACTCCAAACGGAGCTGGGTCATTTTCTATGAGTTCACATGGCGCATGTTAGCTTGCTGGAGCAAAACAGAGCCGTTGCAACAACATCCGTGGGCAAACCACAGCAACGACACTGGCACCggcaccagcaacaccgaaACACCAAATGGCGGTCTctcgtgatggtggtgggttgtaGTAGGGGGGAACCTGATGGTGGGGCGCCAAACAAGGGTCCATCTCTCGAATGTTCCAAGACACTCAACTCACCTCCTTGATGCGAtccatggtggtgttgggtgtgTGGAAAAGGTCGGTTTGGTTGtagagaggaggacgagttgttgatgttcGAGAAAGAAGTCGCGGGTTTGCAGATGTTCAAGTTGAAAGTCGGATGTGTTGGGCAATAAAAGGAGAAGTAAGTGGGTGGATGAGAGCTGGCAAATGTTGGTGGATTAGGTAGGAAATGAAGACAAGGAAGTGCCCCTCACCTGgctcaccctccacccccctccactccctcctcctggcCAGCGGCCGCGTTTCCATTTGCTGCCGACGGGTGGCAGTCACTTGTCtgatcaccacccccagcctaAAAGGTGGGGCTCTGTTGTCGAGCTGCACCAAGAGCATTCAGCTGCTGCGCCGTTGCTCTGCCAACCAACTTGTTCTTTTTACGGATGCCGGGGGACAGAGTGAGACGCGACCAACACGGCCAGACGCCGCGACCAACCACTGCAAATAGAAATCATTCCACCCTCCTTGTGAAACGGGACATGCCAAACGACCTCCAGACTTcggacaacagcaacagcaaccacgaCGCACACTCGACACTCGACAATCGCCAGCTGGGAGGCCATTCCCAGATTCAACCCGCTGCGACAATGCTGGCAGCCCACCACGACCAGGAGAATGTGTACGTGCACCAGGCCGGCGCCTCTAATAAACAGCTGGGAGCCAAAACCCCTGGCGCCCGCTATCCGAAAACCCCCCTGAAAATCCCACTCAACGACGAGAATGCCAACCACGGACtcggaggaggcaaaggaggGCTATTGCAGACCAAGGGAAACAATGGATTGGTAAAGTCGGGCAAGCAGGCCTTGGTGACGCCAGCGGGTGAGCTTATTTTCTTGCTTTTGCCAATTGTGCATAGTTCTTCGCTGACAAACATGCAGCACCCCAAACTGGTCGAGCCCCTCTCGGGAACAAGACCACCAATGGCAAGGCTCGGGCAACTCAGAATACCCAGGGCGGGAAGGGAACTGCTCTCAAGACACCGGGACAGAGGCCGACAACTGCTCAACGACCAAAGCAGGCTGCGCCCCAAACTGGGCCAGCCAAAGTCGAAGTCCGTGCCGATGTTCAGCCTCCCATTAAGGCCGATGACGAGGTCGAGTACTGTCCACCAAAGCCCAGGGACTTGCCTTACGAATCCGATGTGCTGCCCGATGGCGTATTAACATTCCAGGGGTTGAAGCCTGAGAACCTCTTCAAGGACTACTATCGGTACTACTTCAATCGTGTGGATGGCCAGGGAAAATCGGCCTTGGAAAGGGAAATGGAAGAGCGGCAACAGCGAAAGTTTGCGCGTGGTGATGAGCAGATTCGCTTGGACATGGAGGGGTTTGACTGGAGCGTGGGGGATGCCCCAGAGAGCCGTGATGTATTTCAGAAACGGCAGGAGACCATCAAGGTGGAAGCTATCCCGGTTGTCAAGAAAGTCACTGGGTTGGGTTCAAGACCGCCGTCCACGATTGCCTCCCGTAGAGCAGCCTCGGCTCTTGCTGCACCAATCAACTCCATCCGCGGTGCGCCTGGGAAGACCGCGATATTGGCTCCTAAGCCGCAACCACGAGGCTTGCTGTTGCCCAAGAGAAAGCCAGCCGACAACATTCTCCAACCTGGTACATTCACGCGGGATACGGCATCTTCAATAATAGCCTCGCGCGATACACTCGGCTACAGCAAGGGCCGTTCTGCCTCTTCAGCAATTCATGGGAGAAAAGAGTCGGTCACCCGAATGCCAGAGGTTGCCCCAAAACCTCGCCCCTTGAGCCGCTGTCTGAGCACAGCTTCTTCTGGTTCCGATGCGACGATAACGCCTGCTCGTTTTGCCCAGTCTTCGCAAGACTGGAAGAGACCCGACTTTCTCTCGATATTTGATgtggaggacgatgacagcGCCGCGAGCACAGCAGTGCCccaagttgatgatgatgaggaggaattCCAAATGTCCACAGACTTTTAGACAGCAACTCGATACAGGCATATTCATTGGAGTAAGGTTGGTTGTGTTCGGATATGGCGTTGGAAGCTGGTTGCACGGTTTCTAGCATCAACTGGGCTTGCTGGGTTTATGGTTGTAGGGGTATTTGTTTTCGGGTCTATGTTTGAGATTACGGATGTGGGAAAGGGTAGGGAATCAGCACTGCGGAATTTGGCGTTATCCAATTTATGTCTCTCTTACTTTGTAATTGATAAAGTCCAACAAGACATTTGCAGGAAGGCTCTTTCCAAACAAAAGCATTGCTGTACGAATAAAAATAAACATAAGATGATGTCATCGTGACTTCTCTTGGTTTAACTCTGTGATTCCTTTTCCAAGTCAACTTAACTGTGTACAACTACCCGGCTCGTTGCGTGGCAGCCACATCTCCGCGTAACGGAAAGTCGTGACCTGGAGGCAGCCTGGTCAATGACCCTGATGACCCCTTTTGTGGATTCTCAAATGGAtgccccatcaaccccttttCACCAATCTTCCAGAGCTGAAAAACTGTCACGTGCTCCTCGCCAGGCCGCCACAGCTGGAAATCAGGGCAGGACAGCTgcgccaccacggccacctcttccaccagCTACTTACGCTTGGGCCATCCAGGCACGGGCATTGGCGCTGAATGCCAACCGTTTTAGGTTTAGCGAGACAATGGCTCGCGACTTCATCCTCCTGAACATTCCAATGTCTGAACTTCACTTCTGCCTTTGACAAAGAATCGTGCCGTTGAGCTCAATCACCACAGCGTCTTCTCGGTCGCCAACAGCAGCGGATTGTCGATATCCATCTCTGCCGCCGCCAGAGTTCATTTACCCGTCTTCGCCAAGCATCCAACACCGCCCATCCTTTTTTTTGCGGCGCGGTCTCCGagatcctccctccctttgTCGGCAAAACTTCTGTCGCGTTGAGGGCCCCCGTGCGCGTCATTTCCGGCCACATcgcacctcctccaagtccatcctcatccatgAATGGTATCCCTCCGCGCCGTCGCTTCGAGATATGATGGTTGGAGGACGGAGGGAGCGATAACAGGTATTCTCTCTCGCAATGACTCGAGCTCCTGGCGCGAGTTACGCTCAGTTCTTTCCTGCTGCCCCCCGGGTCGTTGCCAGGGACCGGACAAGGGATCGGGAAGATCGCGAAGGTCCCAAGGGAAGCACCCTCGATTCGTCGCCTTTGCCAGATGATACCACCAACGGCCACCTCACCTCGCTAGCCCCCCCGGAATCCTGTCCACCTCAGCAGGACGGGCACATCCCCCCGAGCGCCATGGCCGGCACGAGATTTTCGAGCAGCCAGCTCACCCCTCCAGCTTCCAACGactccccctcatcccatcTCTCATCAGCTGCCCAGCAGCCGTCGACGACCGTGCGAAACACCAACGGGTATCACGGTCATGTCCCAATACAGAACGAACCGCTCCAGAATGGCACGTCGAGTGTTCTGCCCAGCGTTCCCGAACGCACCTATGCCCGAGACCCCTCACGCCCGATTCAAACCGTCGTGTGCACGTATGATCCTCTCATGGATAAGAAGCTGCCGAGCGGTGAAAGAATGAAAACAAAACCGAAATATAAGGAGTTTGGATTGGTATGTACGCCCGATACTCATATATATTGGAGAGAGGTGTGGGGGGCGTCGTCTTGCTGTGTGATATTGACTGGCTAATACCGCGCACAGGACGGTCAAGATGACGCTCCCCCCCAAGATCCCCGCCTTGCAAAGGGTGGCCGCCTCGGTTACATCAATGTCGACTTCCACCATGCGAAGGCACGCCTGCGCCAGACCCCCTACAGTCTCAAGCAGTACAAATACGACCCCAAAACGTCTTGCGGGCCCGGCCCTCCGACACAAATTGTGGTTACGGGGTTCAATCCTATCACCCCTTTCTCGACGGTCACCACCTGTTTTGCTGCATTTGGAGACATTGCTGagagcagcaacaagctACATCCCGACAATGGTAGCTACCTTGGTTTTGCAACCTTTAGGTACAAAGATACGAAGCCGAATAGGTCGCGGCCTCAAGTCATTAGTGCCGCCGACGCAGCAAGAAATGCGGTCCGTGCCATGAATAACAAGCAGATTGCAGGGCGCCTTGTTCGAGTCGACTTCGACCCTGACGGAAAGAAGAGCTCCGAAATGCTCGTTCAGGCCATCCGAAAAGACTCAGAAAGGCACAACAGTGTCCCATCGACGGCGAGACCTATTCCTACAGGCCCACGGGCTAGTGTCCCAGGACCTCCTCCTACTGCGCCGCGAGGTCCAGCTGCCCACagagcaccaccacctccgcctcctaTTGCCGGtcggggagcgggagcgggaccagtgccagtgccaggaccgccatcaaccaggCCCGTGTACGTGATCGAGACTGAGAGCGTCAAGGACACGATCCGGGAAGCGCCCTACATCTTCGTCGCCCACGAGTACGTTCCAGTCCAGCCGTCAACGGTTTTGCACATGAGGAAGCGCCTTAAAGTCTACGCCATCGAGACTATTCGCGCCGATAAGAGTGGCTATTACGTGATTTTTCACAACAGCGACCGGGGTCGCCACGATGTTGAACGTTGCTACAGGGCATGCAATCGGACACCTTTCTTCAATTACCTTATGGTCATGGAACTCAACACCTACGGGTCGGAGGGCAGGGGCTCAAGGACATCTCGAGAGCCTCGAAGACACAGTCGAAGTCCTGAGCGCAGGCGAGTAGACGACCATCGATCACACCGTGACCACGACCGAGGCCGACGTGATGAGGATCGACAGAAACGGGAGGAACAAGACCGACGAAAGCGTGAAGAGGAGTCACTGCtaaaggaagagaaggaccAAAGAGCCAAGAACTTCGATCCTGTAATCGAAGCTACCAATGTGGTAATTCAACAGATGAAGGAGCAGCTCATCAGGCACATTCGAACCAAGATTGCGGCGCCAGCCTTGTTGAACTTTCTTGATCCTTCCAATCAGGTGGCCAGCCGACGGAAGCACAACATTGAAGACCCGCATTCCTCCAAGCTCTCGATCACTTTTGACGACTCCGACACCAAATCACCGGTTGGCACACCGAATTCCAGAGCGGATCCAATCGAGAGGCGAACTGGTCGACTGGACGTGTCTGCGCTTCCCCGAATTCGCAAAGCGAAAAATGCTGCTCTCAACGCCCGCAAGCATGCCTTCAACGACCCCTTTGCGCGCCACCGACCTCCCACCCAACGCTCGACGTTTCGATCTCTTCATGACCGCTTGCAAAGCGATAGCGATGATGACTCGGATGACGAGGTGGATCACAGGTATTTGAATGTTCGGAATACCGATGAACCTGAATCTCGACCTCGTAGCCGCTCGTCCACGGATGACGAGGCTACCAAGGAAGACTATGCGTCATGGGGCCCGGCTGAGGAAGATTCGATGACGGAAGCCAGCTTTGCGTTGACTGACGGGCCGGCTCTTCCCCGAAAAAGAAAGCTGGACTTGCAGATGGAAACGGCTATCAAGCGGCAGAAGAAAACGGACGAGGAGCTTTTCGGAGTCACCATCAACCGCGTCGACCCAGGTTACCCCTCGAGAGAGCTTTCGCCGGAGGATATTGTGCTCCCCGATGCCGAAcccttggaggagagggacaCTGATAGTTCGCGGATGCCGACACCTGTTCCTCAGGGGGCCAAATCCAAAAAGAAGGCGACGAAAACCAAAAAGAAGTCCAAGAAACAGATTTTCGAGGAACGTGAAGCCCTCAAGCGTCAGCAGGAAGAGATCTTTGAGAAGGAGGCCTCTCTGGCTGCGGATGAGGTCGAGCCAACACCCGATGCTGAGCCTGAACCGGGCATCAAGGAAGCTGCTCTTGACGAGGAGCCAGATGTCCAGAAAGGAGAGAAACCTCGGAAACTGGAccttgatgagaagatgTATCCGTCTGAGAAGGTTCGCGCATTTGAGCTTCCTTCGAACTTCATTCTTAACGAAACTTCGCTTCGGGCTTCGGTTCTGCCTGCACTTTCCCACGCTGATCTGCCGAATCTAGAAAGATTGAAACAGAGGCAGGGGAGTGGACATCTGGAGCAACCTCAGGTCTGGGCGTGGATGCGGGACCGTGTTCGTGAGCTAAACTCACCCGATGGTTCGAAGGATACTCCTTGCAGCATTGGCGGCTACTATGTCCCCAATACAACCGGCTGTGCCAGGACCGAAGGTGTCAAAAAGATTCTCAACTCGGAGAAGTCCAAGTACCTGCCTCACCACATCAAGGTCCAGAAGGCccgggaggagaggcaggcGCAAAACGGGAAGTCGGGCAAGGACTCGGTCTTGGCTGCCGCAGAAGCCGCAAAGTTGGCGGCGGAGAGCCAGGTTGCTAGAGGCACCTCGCGTGCCAATCGGGCGAACAACCGTCGTTTTGTGGCTGGTCTGCATGACCAGATAAGGGGTCTCGGCCAGGATTCGGACGCCTTCAGGTTCAACCAGCTCAAAAAACGGAAGAAGCCCGTCAAGTTTGCTCGGTCGGCCATCCACAACTGGGGACTGTACACTATGGAGAACATTCCCAAGGACGACATGATCATCGAATATGTGGGCGAGGAAGTCCGGCAGGTGATTGCAGAGCTCCGGGAGGCGAGATATCTCAAGAGCGGCATAGGTAGCAGTTATCTCTTCCGAATTGATGACAACACGGTCATCGACGCGACCAAGAAGGGCGGCATCGCGCGGTTCATCAACCACAG
Encoded proteins:
- the TPM2 gene encoding tropomyosin-2 (COG:Z; EggNog:ENOG503P2Z3; BUSCO:EOG09264XUV) — translated: MDRIKEKMTQLRLESEESAAKVEELQAKVKALEQENLQKEQEIISLTHKNSVLESEVEKYETQVKDLKSAASEGAQHGTQNETLTRRLQLLEEEAEQADKTLREANEKLRQTDVKAGHFERKVQALEQERDQWESKYEEMAKKYATVQKELEDFQNEIGNI
- a CDS encoding uncharacterized protein (EggNog:ENOG503P45R; COG:S), which codes for MRISQAATLLACTAATSVNAFTDSAPFILFSSADLPTPNSNPQLQTSSSVLSTTKSLLSSCPTDKYILISQPNLHAADIRTSEHCLHTPNLCKATRAQNTKSAFSVAEVIGQISAAELKELVAQSCKHVKGGAMQLLEVRMRGLPPVVVGGDEKERVEILEDNDHRLGERMSALDEEGEGYTVMVFSDPTELPPYRSEFDGVATGHMDLKRGLDDEFEGVVVNRRGNETERDTRGLFEKYQFFTPGIFMALITLVIVLAILTVGLKALASLEVSYGAFDKEMGPAAQKKQQ
- the SET1 gene encoding histone methyltransferase set1 (EggNog:ENOG503NVQQ; BUSCO:EOG09264CH7; COG:B); translation: MTRAPGASYAQFFPAAPRVVARDRTRDREDREGPKGSTLDSSPLPDDTTNGHLTSLAPPESCPPQQDGHIPPSAMAGTRFSSSQLTPPASNDSPSSHLSSAAQQPSTTVRNTNGYHGHVPIQNEPLQNGTSSVLPSVPERTYARDPSRPIQTVVCTYDPLMDKKLPSGERMKTKPKYKEFGLDGQDDAPPQDPRLAKGGRLGYINVDFHHAKARLRQTPYSLKQYKYDPKTSCGPGPPTQIVVTGFNPITPFSTVTTCFAAFGDIAESSNKLHPDNGSYLGFATFRYKDTKPNRSRPQVISAADAARNAVRAMNNKQIAGRLVRVDFDPDGKKSSEMLVQAIRKDSERHNSVPSTARPIPTGPRASVPGPPPTAPRGPAAHRAPPPPPPIAGRGAGAGPVPVPGPPSTRPVYVIETESVKDTIREAPYIFVAHEYVPVQPSTVLHMRKRLKVYAIETIRADKSGYYVIFHNSDRGRHDVERCYRACNRTPFFNYLMVMELNTYGSEGRGSRTSREPRRHSRSPERRRVDDHRSHRDHDRGRRDEDRQKREEQDRRKREEESLLKEEKDQRAKNFDPVIEATNVVIQQMKEQLIRHIRTKIAAPALLNFLDPSNQVASRRKHNIEDPHSSKLSITFDDSDTKSPVGTPNSRADPIERRTGRLDVSALPRIRKAKNAALNARKHAFNDPFARHRPPTQRSTFRSLHDRLQSDSDDDSDDEVDHRYLNVRNTDEPESRPRSRSSTDDEATKEDYASWGPAEEDSMTEASFALTDGPALPRKRKLDLQMETAIKRQKKTDEELFGVTINRVDPGYPSRELSPEDIVLPDAEPLEERDTDSSRMPTPVPQGAKSKKKATKTKKKSKKQIFEEREALKRQQEEIFEKEASLAADEVEPTPDAEPEPGIKEAALDEEPDVQKGEKPRKLDLDEKMYPSEKVRAFELPSNFILNETSLRASVLPALSHADLPNLERLKQRQGSGHLEQPQVWAWMRDRVRELNSPDGSKDTPCSIGGYYVPNTTGCARTEGVKKILNSEKSKYLPHHIKVQKAREERQAQNGKSGKDSVLAAAEAAKLAAESQVARGTSRANRANNRRFVAGLHDQIRGLGQDSDAFRFNQLKKRKKPVKFARSAIHNWGLYTMENIPKDDMIIEYVGEEVRQVIAELREARYLKSGIGSSYLFRIDDNTVIDATKKGGIARFINHSCMPNCTAKIIKVEGSKRIVIYALRDIAQNEELTYDYKFEREIGATDRIPCLCGTAACKGFLN
- a CDS encoding uncharacterized protein (EggNog:ENOG503P3ZW; COG:S), giving the protein MDGTAAMFAQPGMFIQPRVRKTAPPPPKKRKVQHAVEEVTFDRTAREEYLTGFHKRKLERKRHAQQIAEQKAREERIETRKQIREERKQALEEHVQTIQQILREAEAAGTGTAGKDGEEDEEWGGLSDDEVVEAPIDMEEEYIDEDKYTTVTVEAVSVDRDGLHKPKAVSSDDDEESKTEKLEDEDKQATKGAKRPKEQKKKKKFRYETKFDRQLTERKQKAKKRKARGVE
- a CDS encoding uncharacterized protein (EggNog:ENOG503P2MG), which translates into the protein MPGDRVRRDQHGQTPRPTTANRNHSTLLVKRDMPNDLQTSDNSNSNHDAHSTLDNRQLGGHSQIQPAATMLAAHHDQENVYVHQAGASNKQLGAKTPGARYPKTPLKIPLNDENANHGLGGGKGGLLQTKGNNGLVKSGKQALVTPAAPQTGRAPLGNKTTNGKARATQNTQGGKGTALKTPGQRPTTAQRPKQAAPQTGPAKVEVRADVQPPIKADDEVEYCPPKPRDLPYESDVLPDGVLTFQGLKPENLFKDYYRYYFNRVDGQGKSALEREMEERQQRKFARGDEQIRLDMEGFDWSVGDAPESRDVFQKRQETIKVEAIPVVKKVTGLGSRPPSTIASRRAASALAAPINSIRGAPGKTAILAPKPQPRGLLLPKRKPADNILQPGTFTRDTASSIIASRDTLGYSKGRSASSAIHGRKESVTRMPEVAPKPRPLSRCLSTASSGSDATITPARFAQSSQDWKRPDFLSIFDVEDDDSAASTAVPQVDDDEEEFQMSTDF